One segment of Eschrichtius robustus isolate mEscRob2 chromosome 3, mEscRob2.pri, whole genome shotgun sequence DNA contains the following:
- the LOC137761052 gene encoding protein BEX1-like translates to MASKEEQAVKNRYMESANQENENKDEKGQDANKGEPFALPLEAGEYCVPRGNRRRFRVRQPILQYRWDMTQRLEEPQARMREENMERIGEEVRQLREKLREKQLSHSLGAVSTDPPHRDHRDEFCLMP, encoded by the coding sequence ATGGCGTCCAAAGAGGAACAAGCAGTAAAAAATCGCTACATGGAAAGTGCCAACCAGGAGAATGAAAACAAGGATGAAAAGGGGCAAGATGCTAATAAAGGAGAGCCTTTCGCCCTCCCTTTGGAAGCTGGTGAATATTGTGTACCTAGAGGAAATCGTAGGAGGTTCCGTGTTAGGCAGCCCATCCTGCAGTATAGATGGGACATGACTCAGAGGCTTGAAGAGCCACAGGCAAGGATGAGAGAAGAGAATATGGAAAGGATtggggaggaggtgaggcagCTGAGGGAAAAGCTGAGGGAAAAGCAGTTGAGTCATAGTCTGGGGGCGGTTAGCACTGACCCCCCTCACCGTGACCATCGTGATGAGTTTTGCCTTATGCCTTGA